Proteins encoded within one genomic window of Malassezia restricta chromosome VII, complete sequence:
- a CDS encoding BAR domain protein, translating into MEHWKQWTASVGPLGQKLTERFGTLNQQARERFGHAQDLTELPAEYKQLEQRVDALKSAHQHMVRTIKTYENEAYDYPHALQESVTHGAQHLGHTLSTWAAQATKSAAPAPAASASHPRTLSHAIARSATAAAMDLSQCPPKVPAYAEGELVDTTESKLAELLRRFAVAQDAVGHARLHQDQSIVYSFLVVWNTFGAQIQMAIRARQQVRDARLHLDGWRAHLKSAEQSSTPSGSKLASIREEVEQAEDKLVSATEEAISLMKTVLDNPEPIKSLAQLVQAQLAYHRSAAATLEQLSADMSDVVTSVETDFRASRE; encoded by the coding sequence ATGGAGCACTGGAAGCAGTGGACGGCGTCCGTGGGGCCGTTGGGCCAGAAGCTGACGGAGCGCTTTGGCACGCTGAACCAGCAGGCGCGTGAGCGCTTTGGCCATGCACAGGATCTGACGGAGCTGCCGGCTGAGTACAAGCAGCTGGAGCAGCGGGTGGATGCGCTGAAAAGTGCGCACCAGCACAtggtgcgcacgatcaAGACGTATGAGAACGAGGCGTATGACTAcccgcatgcgctgcaggagTCTGTGACGCATGGTGCTCAGCATCTGGGCCACACGCTGTCGAcgtgggcggcgcaggcgacGAAGAgtgcggcgcctgcgcctgcggcgtcggcgtcgcaTCCACGCACGCTGAGTCATGCGATCGCGCGCAGTgcgacggccgcggcgATGGACTTGTCGCAGTGTCCTCCGAAAGTGCCGGCGTATGCGGAGGGCGAGCTCGTGGACACGACGGAGAGCAagctggccgagctgctgcgccgctttgctgtggcgcaggatgccgtgggccatgcgcgcctgcaccaGGACCAGTCGATCGTCTATTCGTTCCTGGTGGTGTGGAATACGTTTGGCGCGCAGATCCAGATGGCGATCCGTGCGCGccagcaggtgcgtgatgcgcgcctgcacctggatggatggcgcgcgcatctCAAGTCGGCGGAGCAGTCGAGTACGCCGAGTGGCAGCAAGCTGGCGTCGATACGGGAGGAGGTCGAGCAGGCGGAGGACAAGCTGGTGAGTGCGACGGAGGAGGCGATCAGCTTGATGAAGACGGTGCTGGACAATCCGGAGCCGATCAAGAgtctggcgcagctcgtgcaggcgcagctggcgtACCACcgctcggcggctgcgacgctcgagcagctgagTGCGGACATGTCGGACGTGGTCACGAGTGTCGAGACAGACTTTCGTGCATCGCGGGAGTAA
- a CDS encoding mortality factor 4-like protein 1, translating into MQYQPEEKVLCFHGPLMYQAKILMAEDWKGTENQHGAVGPHYFVHYQGWKKTWDEWVPDARLLKYTDENLARQKALVDAHKAEAAAAAAVAAAHAENAASRSKTDARHKGGSAAGPGTASGRRGSKRSRDASEADDHERKPDLRLVLPESLKSQLVDDWENITRKEQLVPLPRTPNVKQILQEFAERHRPSDARSSHVLSEVLAGLQLYFDKSLAQNLLYRFEREQYVQMRKLHGPQPRDEEPKPARRGRAAQQEVPVNAAGQLDLEASDMYGAEHLLRLFVNLPDIVSHTSMDPASVSLLRDHVHAFLAFLAQEQARLFCQAYQEPSPAYHRLHSV; encoded by the coding sequence atgcagTACCAGCCGGAGGAAAAGGTGCTGTGCTTCCACGGGCCGCTCATGTACCAGGCCAAGATCCTGATGGCCGAAGACTGGAAGGGCACAGAGAATCAGCATGGCGCCGTGGGGCCGCACTACTTTGTGCACTACCAGGGCTGGAAAAAGACGTGGGACGAGTGGGTGCccgacgcgcgcctgctcaagTACACGGACGAGAATCTCGCGCGGCAAAAGgccctcgtcgatgcgcacaaggccgaggcggccgcagcggcggccgtcgcggcggcgcacgcagaGAACGCCGCCTCGCGATCCAAGACAGATGCGCGCCACAAgggcggcagcgccgctggcccaggcacggcgagcggcCGGCGTGGGTCGAAGCGGAGCCGCGACGCCTCCGAGGCGGACGACCACGAGCGCAAGCCTGATttgcgcctcgtcctgcCCGAGTCGCTCAAGtcgcagctcgtcgacgactGGGAAAACATCACGCGGAAAGAGCAGCTCGTCCCCCTCCCACGCACACCCAATGTCAAGCAGATTCTCCAAGAGTTCGCCGAGCGGCACCGCCCGTCCGACGCGCGATCGTCCCACGTGCTCTCCGAGGTGCTTGCAGGCCTCCAGCTCTACTTTGACAAGAGTCTCGCCCAAAACCTGCTCTACCgcttcgagcgcgagcagtACGTGCAGATGCGGAAGCTGCACGGACCCCAGCCTCGCGACGAGGAGCCCAAGCCCGCGCGGCGCggacgcgcagcgcagcagGAAGTGCCCGTGAACGCTGCTGGCCAGCTGGATCTCGAGGCAAGCGACATGTACGGGGCAGAGCACCTCCTGCGCCTATTTGTGAATCTACCGGACATTGTATCACATACCAGCATGGACCCCGCGTCTGTGTCCCTCCTGCGCGACCACGTCCACGCCTTCCTCGCGTTCCTCGCCCAGGAGCAAGCGCGCCTCTTTTGCCAGGCGTACCAGGAGCCCAGCCCCGCCTACCATCGCCTCCATAGTGTATAA